Proteins found in one Planococcus citri chromosome 2, ihPlaCitr1.1, whole genome shotgun sequence genomic segment:
- the LOC135836603 gene encoding serpin B3-like: MDKLHYKKEISRSDHGNILQKLLLSNSKLAHDIYKVLTQECTGNLIFSPISLQIALLILFSGANKKTAEELKSGLNLTEEKDEVLQGTSSLLESLQNSCLKVASQMFIAEKFPMKKSYEQLVAKYFESIYQTVDFAKFPAKIADMINSWVSEKTNNLITEIITSDALNKNTAMILLNAVYFKADWSHKFNYYSTRNESFHVSPDQCIEISMMKKSSHMQYSKQKSFGILEIPYLGGNDLRFLVFLPDKINGLPQVESALFETEFQEMLSEVKTIWVNLKLPKMKVEESINVKHILEKLGMKEMFNPNSADFFDMFSREVVNDVLFVNDLFHKAVLKVNEHGTEAAAATHVSLCGGGSVPEMIDFHVNRPFIFMILQKDLILFMGRVTNPQSYGDDPQEFQPGYF, translated from the exons atggataagTTACATTACAAGAAAGAAATTTCACGTTCAGATCATGGAAATATTCTTCAAAAGTTATTGCTATCAAACAGTAAATTGGCGCACGATATCTACAAG GTTCTAACTCAGGAGTGTACTGGAAATCTAATTTTCTCACCCATCAGCCTGCAAATTGCGCTATTGATACTGTTCAGTGGCGCGAACAAAAAGACGGCAGAGGAACTCAAGAGTGGGTTAAATTTAACTGAAGAAAAAGACGAAGTCCTTCAGGGAACGAGTTCCTTATTGGAAAGTTTACAA AATTCATGTTTGAAAGTAGCGTCTCAGATGTTCATCGCCGAGAAATTTCCCATGAAAAAATCATATGAACAATTGGTTGCGAAGTATTTTGAGTCTATCTATCAAACTGTTGATTTTGCTAAATTTCCCGCCAAAATAGCAGATATGATCAATTCATGGGTATCTGAGAAAACGAATAATTTAATCACTGAAATAATTACTTCTG atGCTCTGAATAAAAATACTGCCATGATACTGTTGAATGCTGTGTATTTCAAAGCAGACTGGTCTCATAAATTCAATTACTATTCTACGAGGAACGAATCGTTTCATGTGTCCCCAGACCAGTGTATTGAGATTTCTATGATGAAGAAATCTAGCCATATGCAGTATTCAAAGCAAAAATCGTTCGGAATTCTTGAAATTCCTTACCTG GGTGGAAATGATTTGCGTTTTCTGGTTTTTCTGCCTGATAAAATCAATGGATTGCCTCAAGTCGAAAGTGCATTATTCGAAACTGAATTCCAAGAAATGCTCAGTGAGGTAAAAACCATTTGGGTAAACTTGAAGTTACCCaaaatgaaagttgaagaaTCAATCAACGTGAAacacattttagaaaaa CTTGGTATGAAAGAGATGTTCAACCCGAATTCTGCggacttttttgatatgttCTCTCGTGAAGTGGTTAATGACGTTTTATTTGTGAACGATCTCTTTCACAAAGCTGTCCTTAAGGTTAATGAACATGGAACAGAAGCCGCTGCTGCTACTCACG TAAGTTTATGTGGCGGTGGCAGTGTACCAGAAATGATCGATTTTCATGTCAATCGGCCatttattttcatgattttacaaAAAGACTTGATTCTATTCATGGGTAGAGTTACTAATCCTCAGAGTTATGGTGATGATCCTCAGGAATTTCAACCCGGTTACTtctaa
- the LOC135836605 gene encoding histone H2B-like, whose protein sequence is MAPPKSTGKAVKKAGKAQKNIKKDDSKKRHKKRKESYAIYIYKVLKQVHPDTGVSSKAMSIMNSFVNDIFERIAAEASRLTQYNKRSTITSREVQTAVRLLLPGELAKHAVSEGTKAVTKYTSSKR, encoded by the exons ATGGCTCCTCCGAAAAGCACTGGCAAAGCTGTCAAAAAAGCCGGCAAGGCTCAGAAAAACATCAAGAAGGATGATAGCAAGAAACGTCACAAGAAAAGGAAAGAATCCTATGCCATCTACATCTACAAGGTGTTGAAACAAGTCCATCCCGATACTGGTGTCAGCTCGAAAGCGATGAGTATCATGAACAGTTTtgtgaatgatatttttgaacgTATCGCCGCCGAAGCCAGCCGTTTGACGCAATACAACAAAAGATCAACCATTACCAGTCGGGAAGTTCAGACTGCTGTCCGTCTTTTGTTGCCTGGAGAATTGGCCAAACACGCTGTATCCGAAGGCACTAAAGCTGTTACTAAATACACCAGCTCGAA aaggtgA
- the LOC135836606 gene encoding histone H2A, translated as MSGRGKGGKVKGKSKTRSSRAGLQFPVGRIHRLLRKGNYAERVGGGAPVYLAAVMEYLAAEVLELAGNAARDNKKTRIIPRHLQLAIRNDEELNKLLSGVTIAQGGVLPNIQAVLLPKKTEKKA; from the coding sequence ATGTCTGGTCGTGGTAAAGGCGGTAAAGTTAAAGGAAAGTCAAAGACTCGTTCATCTCGTGCCGGATTACAATTCCCAGTCGGTCGTATCCACAGACTGCTCCGTAAAGGAAACTACGCCGAACGAGTTGGAGGCGGTGCTCCAGTATACCTCGCTGCTGTCATGGAATACTTGGCCGCTGAAGTTTTGGAATTGGCAGGCAATGCTGCCCGTGACAACAAGAAAACTCGTATCATCCCGAGACATTTACAACTCGCCATCAGAAACGACGAAGAATTGAACAAATTGTTATCCGGAGTTACCATTGCCCAAGGTGGTGTACTTCCGAATATTCAAGCTGTTCTTTTACCCAAGAAAACCGAGAAGAAAGCATAA
- the LOC135836608 gene encoding histone H4 translates to MTGRGKGGKGLGKGGAKRHRKVLRDNIQGITKPAIRRLARRGGVKRISGLIYEETRGVLKVFLENVIRDAVTYTEHAKRKTVTAMDVVYALKRQGRTLYGFGG, encoded by the coding sequence ATGACTGGCCGTGGTAAAGGTGGCAAAGGATTAGGAAAAGGAGGCGCCAAACGTCATCGTAAAGTATTACGTGATAATATCCAAGGTATCACGAAACCAGCTATCCGTCGTCTGGCTAGACGTGGTGGTGTCAAACGTATCTCCGGTTTGATCTACGAAGAAACCCGtggtgttttgaaagttttcttgGAAAACGTCATCCGAGATGCTGTCACCTATACTGAACATGCCAAAAGGAAAACCGTTACCGCCATGGACGTTGTATACGCTTTGAAACGTCAAGGAAGAACTTTGTACGGTTTCGGAGGTTAA
- the LOC135836607 gene encoding histone H1B-like — MVESTAETVPATPVAASPKKKKTPVKGKATAKKASTHPPTASMVNNAIKSLNERGGSSLQAIKKSISGTYKLDAEKLAPFIKKYLKSAVEKGTLIRTKGKGASGSFKLASKAEPKKKTAAPKKKIVKKVKSGDAKPAKAKTAKKPAAKKAAKPKAASKPKSTTPKKAKAPSKVKKTKATPTKKPKSPKPKKTAAKKPKKTITKK, encoded by the coding sequence ATGGTTGAATCAACTGCTGAAACCGTACCCGCTACTCCGGTGGCTGCTTCTCCTAAAAAGAAGAAGACTCCAGTCAAAGGTAAAGCTACCGCCAAAAAAGCTTCCACCCATCCGCCTACCGCTTCTATGGTCAACAATGCCATTAAATCATTGAACGAACGTGGTGGTTCTTCTCTGCAAGCCATCAAGAAATCCATCAGTGGCACCTACAAGCTTGATGCTGAGAAGCTCGCTCCTTTCATCAAGAAGTACTTGAAATCCGCcgtcgaaaaaggtactttgaTCCGTACTAAAGGTAAAGGTGCCTCTGGTTCGTTCAAGTTGGCTTCCAAAGCTGAACCCAAAAAGAAAACCGCAGCCCCGAAAAAGAAAATCGTCAAGAAAGTAAAATCCGGTGATGCTAAACCAGCGAAAGCTAAAACCGCCAAGAAACCCGCTGCGAAAAAGGCCGCCAAACCGAAAGCTGCTTCGAAACCAAAATCGACTACACCGAAGAAAGCTAAAGCTCCGAGTAAAGTAAAGAAAACCAAAGCTACTCCAACCAAGAAACCGAAATCGCCTAAGCCGAAGAAGACTGCGGCCAAAAAGCCCAAGAAGACCATTACCAAGAAATAA